The proteins below come from a single Halobacteriovorax sp. DA5 genomic window:
- a CDS encoding DUF4911 domain-containing protein — protein MSEIFKTIVRVPKKESAYFYFQLEANEGLCFYSTIEGDKHEGHRDIIVQAHPSLVPEVKYLLNKLAQEIDLQFID, from the coding sequence ATGAGTGAGATATTTAAAACAATTGTAAGAGTACCAAAGAAAGAATCAGCATATTTCTACTTTCAACTTGAAGCAAATGAAGGCCTATGTTTCTACTCAACAATCGAAGGCGACAAGCACGAAGGCCATCGCGACATTATTGTTCAAGCACACCCTAGTCTTGTGCCTGAAGTTAAGTACTTACTGAATAAATTAGCTCAAGAAATTGATCTTCAATTTATTGACTAA
- a CDS encoding DUF2797 domain-containing protein, with amino-acid sequence MLSGNIRKMKTSLEDGLAHYHLPLGDELLYMNDLLEKKIKLSFDGQINSVYSGELIKKSYSQGYSYKEMITLAQCDTCIVKPELCHFHKGTCREPEWGEKNCMIPHYVYLAVSSHVKVGITRHTQIPTRWIDQGASYALPILEVPDRKTSGEIEVEIAKAFSDKTNWRKMLMNEVADEDLEMLRDQIYDDFADLIDSFGLDDIEEEVTHIEYPVIEFPKKVKSLGFDKNPVIEGTLMGIKGQYLILDTGCVNMRKHGGYFLNVEVDV; translated from the coding sequence AGCTTCTTTATATGAATGATCTTCTTGAAAAGAAGATCAAGCTAAGTTTTGATGGTCAGATAAACTCTGTCTATTCTGGTGAGTTAATTAAGAAATCATATTCCCAAGGCTACTCTTATAAAGAAATGATTACACTTGCACAATGTGACACGTGTATCGTAAAGCCTGAGCTATGCCATTTTCATAAAGGAACATGTCGCGAGCCAGAGTGGGGAGAGAAGAATTGTATGATTCCTCACTATGTTTATCTTGCTGTATCATCTCATGTGAAAGTAGGGATCACACGTCACACGCAAATTCCTACTCGTTGGATTGATCAAGGAGCATCGTATGCTCTACCTATTTTAGAGGTACCTGATCGAAAAACTTCTGGAGAGATCGAGGTTGAGATTGCAAAGGCATTTTCGGATAAGACTAATTGGCGCAAAATGCTTATGAATGAAGTTGCAGATGAAGATTTAGAAATGCTTCGCGATCAGATCTATGATGACTTTGCAGACTTAATTGATAGTTTTGGTCTTGATGATATTGAAGAAGAGGTGACTCATATTGAATATCCAGTAATTGAATTTCCAAAGAAGGTTAAGTCTCTTGGTTTCGATAAGAATCCTGTTATTGAGGGGACTTTAATGGGAATAAAAGGTCAGTATCTTATTTTAGATACAGGTTGTGTGAATATGCGAAAGCATGGTGGTTACTTTTTAAATGTCGAGGTCGACGTCTAG
- a CDS encoding phosphatase PAP2 family protein, translating to MRGRKFLRILACLVFVINAQAECLVEDFLRDGHCPGMGEDSVFQPRYAEDGIINRYGEYTFAPSYQTLPVGLTNGELALIGATAGTAILLFNNDEELMQFAQDNRTEVSEEIAFWGEKAGSYPIQLSAAGYALGVVIQNDEIKRISKVALKATVLSGLITRAAKMTFSRVRPNKTEDKNDFTGFNWDNDNVSFPSGHTTTAFTFATVIAEHYKDESKFIPVLAYTAAAIGGWSRVHDRAHWASDVAIGALVGHITGKLIYASEYNPERNEKWDMSIHPVVAPDYVGFHFEFRGRKKKDTYAQDFMKKCKDFYQENPAGVDPVRECTRLYFNSVFDK from the coding sequence ATGAGAGGACGTAAGTTTTTAAGAATATTGGCATGCCTAGTATTCGTAATTAATGCTCAAGCTGAATGCTTAGTAGAAGATTTCTTAAGAGATGGTCACTGCCCAGGAATGGGAGAAGATAGTGTATTTCAACCTCGCTACGCCGAAGATGGAATTATTAACCGTTACGGTGAATATACTTTCGCTCCTTCTTATCAAACGCTTCCTGTTGGCCTTACAAATGGCGAGCTTGCACTGATTGGAGCAACTGCTGGTACGGCAATTTTACTATTTAATAACGATGAAGAGTTAATGCAATTTGCTCAAGACAATCGTACAGAAGTTTCAGAAGAAATTGCTTTCTGGGGTGAAAAAGCTGGAAGTTACCCTATCCAACTTTCTGCCGCAGGTTACGCTCTAGGTGTTGTTATTCAAAATGATGAGATCAAAAGAATCTCAAAAGTTGCACTTAAGGCAACTGTATTATCGGGACTAATCACAAGAGCTGCTAAGATGACTTTTAGCCGTGTTAGACCAAACAAAACAGAAGATAAGAATGATTTTACTGGATTTAATTGGGATAACGATAACGTTTCATTTCCTTCGGGACATACTACGACAGCTTTTACATTTGCGACAGTAATTGCAGAACACTACAAAGATGAATCAAAATTCATCCCTGTTCTTGCGTATACAGCAGCAGCTATTGGTGGTTGGTCACGTGTTCACGACCGTGCACACTGGGCAAGTGATGTTGCTATTGGTGCTCTTGTAGGTCACATAACAGGTAAACTAATTTATGCAAGTGAGTACAACCCAGAAAGAAACGAAAAGTGGGATATGTCGATTCACCCAGTTGTTGCTCCTGATTACGTTGGTTTTCACTTTGAATTTCGCGGAAGAAAAAAGAAAGATACTTATGCTCAAGACTTCATGAAAAAGTGTAAGGATTTCTATCAAGAGAACCCAGCTGGTGTTGATCCAGTTAGAGAATGTACAAGACTATATTTTAACAGCGTATTTGATAAATAA
- a CDS encoding alpha/beta fold hydrolase gives MEPIKRAIPMRDGVKLYTEVVEHGAKYWLIATHGIGEHLGRHKYLQEIFGFDVNVFQYDLRGHGRSGGEKAYIDPFEQYMLDLEDCLKHLRENYKMEDYILYGHSMGALITCGFTQNNLKDGPKPRAIIVNAPPVGVGGPFAKFVNKVKGKFFSKLASIKMSIPLGGLVDLNTLSHRNQVVEEFKNDPFNLQKLHTKLLLEMVSCSKKVFSKPINDEVEKYISYGTADELVSVPELERYLKEVDTSFTITKIEGARHEQYQEIEKYRTPYFNYLREIVKKLIF, from the coding sequence ATGGAGCCAATTAAAAGAGCGATTCCTATGCGTGACGGTGTCAAATTGTATACCGAAGTCGTTGAGCACGGTGCTAAGTACTGGCTAATAGCGACTCATGGAATAGGTGAGCATTTAGGTCGACATAAATACCTACAAGAAATTTTTGGCTTTGATGTAAACGTTTTTCAATATGATCTTCGTGGTCATGGCCGAAGTGGTGGAGAAAAAGCATATATCGATCCATTTGAGCAGTATATGTTAGACCTTGAAGATTGCCTTAAGCATTTAAGAGAGAATTATAAAATGGAAGATTATATTCTCTATGGGCATTCGATGGGTGCTCTAATCACTTGTGGCTTCACTCAGAATAACTTAAAAGATGGCCCAAAACCTAGAGCTATAATTGTAAACGCTCCTCCTGTTGGAGTAGGTGGTCCCTTCGCAAAGTTTGTTAATAAAGTGAAAGGCAAGTTCTTTAGCAAGCTGGCCTCGATTAAAATGTCGATACCACTTGGTGGCCTTGTTGACTTAAATACATTATCTCACCGTAATCAAGTTGTTGAAGAATTTAAGAACGATCCGTTTAATCTTCAAAAGCTTCACACTAAACTTCTACTTGAAATGGTTTCCTGTAGTAAGAAGGTATTTTCAAAGCCTATTAATGATGAAGTGGAGAAATATATTTCTTATGGAACTGCTGATGAGCTAGTTAGTGTTCCTGAACTTGAAAGGTACTTAAAGGAAGTAGACACAAGTTTTACGATTACAAAGATAGAAGGCGCACGACACGAACAATATCAAGAAATTGAAAAGTATCGTACACCTTATTTTAACTATCTTAGGGAAATAGTTAAAAAACTAATTTTCTAA
- a CDS encoding thrombospondin type 3 repeat-containing protein, whose translation MLFAKSAFSITFNLISINEKLRYTINQTFIEKDVIRNDNYFIFLDQDFDGIPDAMDNDIDGDGYDNIIDEFPEDKSKVGSDINNNGIIDFVDFEFSDNITDEERSEASSLQLEIYDDYNVLIIPAAEISLKQIRLVKELLDIGFTETTQNLKFVIFETTHPTNWLTKGKYDEEWKQVVIYKDQLKNDEEINLTLTHEFFHFVQKENPKLYQDFISSVGWSLNERYFTYQHNNDQHYPEINLSEAKLRLTNTNDLLVYDNFPSAYSTVSPEEMFAEAATAYLYQENSKEKSFEKRFTNFEAFTKSYAFKIFNDLFSIF comes from the coding sequence ATGCTTTTTGCAAAAAGTGCATTTTCAATAACTTTCAATCTCATTTCTATTAATGAAAAGCTTCGCTATACAATTAATCAAACTTTCATAGAAAAAGATGTGATTAGAAATGATAACTACTTCATCTTTCTCGATCAAGACTTCGATGGAATCCCAGATGCTATGGATAATGACATTGATGGTGATGGTTACGACAATATCATTGATGAATTTCCAGAGGATAAATCAAAAGTAGGAAGTGATATCAATAACAATGGCATTATCGACTTTGTTGATTTTGAGTTTAGCGACAATATTACTGACGAAGAGAGATCTGAGGCAAGTTCATTACAACTTGAGATTTATGATGATTATAATGTCCTAATCATCCCAGCTGCAGAAATTAGTTTGAAACAAATCCGTCTTGTTAAAGAGTTACTCGACATTGGCTTTACTGAGACAACGCAAAATTTAAAATTCGTCATTTTTGAAACAACACATCCAACGAACTGGCTTACAAAAGGTAAGTATGATGAAGAGTGGAAACAAGTTGTTATCTATAAAGATCAATTAAAGAATGATGAAGAAATCAATCTAACACTTACACATGAGTTCTTTCACTTTGTTCAAAAAGAAAATCCAAAGCTATATCAAGATTTCATCAGCTCTGTTGGTTGGTCTTTAAATGAAAGATACTTTACATATCAGCATAATAACGACCAACATTATCCAGAAATTAATCTTTCTGAAGCCAAACTAAGATTAACAAATACTAATGATTTATTAGTGTATGATAACTTCCCTTCTGCATACTCGACAGTTTCACCTGAAGAAATGTTTGCAGAAGCTGCAACAGCTTACCTGTATCAAGAGAATTCAAAAGAAAAAAGTTTTGAAAAGAGATTTACTAACTTTGAAGCATTCACAAAAAGTTATGCTTTCAAAATTTTTAATGATTTATTCTCTATTTTTTAA
- a CDS encoding type 1 glutamine amidotransferase has protein sequence MKKPIAIIDCAINNPSYNCMNQMIQNFNIPTTYHWVSQFGCDSLDKIEEASGYIIFGSDSNVYQRLDWQVDLAKRMKEKLEQDIPVMGICFGHQLIADIFGSTVDMVKPDNQLFEGTRKTKILMDKFGFNKGEEFSLFITHHYEVKELPKGFVHLATSNDCFLDGIAHETLPFFSFQGHPEASQDFVDSHIEMTLSDEELKSGYEGGRKVIKNFIDYIQTR, from the coding sequence ATGAAGAAGCCTATTGCTATCATTGACTGTGCTATCAACAATCCGTCTTACAATTGTATGAATCAAATGATTCAAAATTTTAATATACCAACGACATATCATTGGGTATCTCAATTTGGATGTGACTCACTAGATAAAATTGAAGAGGCCAGTGGCTATATCATTTTCGGCTCAGACTCAAACGTCTACCAAAGACTTGATTGGCAAGTCGATCTTGCTAAACGTATGAAAGAAAAATTAGAACAAGATATCCCTGTTATGGGAATTTGCTTTGGCCATCAACTGATTGCCGACATCTTTGGCTCAACAGTTGATATGGTTAAACCTGATAATCAGCTTTTTGAAGGGACCAGAAAAACAAAAATTCTCATGGATAAATTTGGTTTTAATAAGGGTGAAGAATTTAGTCTCTTTATTACCCATCACTACGAAGTGAAAGAGCTTCCAAAAGGTTTTGTTCACCTAGCAACTTCAAATGATTGCTTCCTTGATGGGATCGCTCATGAGACTCTTCCATTCTTTAGCTTCCAAGGCCACCCTGAGGCATCGCAAGATTTTGTCGATAGTCATATTGAGATGACTCTTTCAGATGAAGAGCTAAAGTCAGGTTACGAAGGTGGACGTAAAGTAATCAAAAATTTTATCGACTATATTCAAACTCGTTAG
- a CDS encoding M48 family metallopeptidase — protein MVNLTIASKVFISVLCIKGLIEAYLDKRNIKHIGKHFNAVPEEFADKISLEEHQKAARYTMEKLNKGQLFNFLGYIILVVWTLGGGLDALNKSILTLGLSPLLTGTVFILAFSFINSILGLPEALYSTFVIEEKYGFNKTTFKTFVMDMIKGSLLGLIIGTPLIYGILWIMESLGQYWWAYAWAFLSVFQLLLMWIYPTFIAPIFNKFTELEEGEVKERILDLLKRVDFESKGLFVMDASRRSGHGNAYFTGFGKNKRIVFFDTLINTLSASEVEAVLAHELGHFKRKHILKMMIKAFVFSFIGLFILGQLMQTSWFFEMHGVHTTQTYMALTLFLLVSGIYTFFITPISSWASRKYEFEADEFASIHSNPQELINALVKMYKDNASTLTPDPVYSSFYHSHPPALTRVKFLETFIKK, from the coding sequence ATGGTCAATCTTACGATCGCATCAAAAGTATTTATTTCAGTCCTTTGTATCAAAGGATTAATTGAGGCTTACCTAGATAAGAGAAATATTAAACATATCGGTAAACACTTTAATGCTGTACCGGAAGAATTCGCTGACAAGATCTCACTAGAAGAGCATCAGAAAGCTGCTCGCTACACTATGGAGAAGCTTAATAAGGGACAACTGTTCAACTTTCTGGGCTATATTATTCTTGTTGTTTGGACTCTAGGTGGTGGACTTGACGCACTTAACAAATCAATTCTGACACTTGGATTATCACCGCTATTAACTGGAACGGTTTTCATTTTGGCATTCAGTTTCATTAATTCAATACTTGGCCTACCAGAGGCCCTTTACTCAACTTTCGTTATCGAAGAAAAGTATGGATTTAACAAAACAACTTTTAAAACTTTCGTAATGGATATGATTAAAGGCTCACTGCTAGGACTAATTATCGGAACTCCACTAATCTATGGAATTCTTTGGATCATGGAATCTTTAGGACAGTATTGGTGGGCATATGCATGGGCATTTCTAAGTGTGTTCCAACTATTACTTATGTGGATTTACCCAACTTTTATCGCACCAATTTTCAATAAATTTACAGAACTTGAAGAAGGAGAGGTAAAAGAGCGAATTCTTGATCTTTTAAAGCGTGTCGATTTTGAAAGTAAGGGGCTTTTTGTGATGGATGCTTCACGTAGGAGTGGACATGGAAACGCTTATTTTACAGGCTTTGGAAAGAATAAGCGTATCGTCTTCTTTGATACTCTGATTAATACATTAAGCGCTTCAGAAGTAGAGGCCGTACTTGCTCACGAGCTAGGTCACTTCAAGCGTAAGCATATCCTTAAAATGATGATTAAAGCTTTCGTCTTCAGCTTCATTGGTCTTTTTATCCTAGGTCAGCTGATGCAAACATCATGGTTCTTCGAAATGCATGGAGTACATACAACTCAAACTTACATGGCCCTAACTCTATTTTTACTTGTTAGTGGTATCTATACTTTCTTTATTACTCCAATCTCATCTTGGGCATCGAGAAAGTATGAATTTGAAGCTGATGAATTTGCATCAATTCATTCAAATCCTCAGGAGCTTATTAACGCTCTAGTGAAGATGTATAAGGATAACGCTAGTACATTGACTCCAGATCCAGTTTACAGCTCATTTTACCACTCTCACCCACCAGCACTGACAAGGGTGAAGTTTCTAGAAACATTTATCAAAAAATAA
- a CDS encoding endonuclease/exonuclease/phosphatase family protein, whose translation MKALILFLLFSTTYAATIEVMSYNVENLFDTQKDEGKNDWSYLPKNTKGKVEACKKVSSKYRREECYSADWTQEKLDLKLSQIKDVVLKERKKLPDLLVVSEIENENVIGQLAKVLGYKKFYTSNSPDYRGVDLAVLFNETKDFKYVSKREHVLKSDYLKKRPSRNIFEVQFKLGNNDLYVFANHWPSLGNPDEARVTAATTLKSRIDEIMKKNAKASVLAVGDFNTIPELKEAGNKHPMRDVLLKDGTIVDVEKVFRSEKSNAKKVQEMPPGTYYYAKNSQWNHLDRVFVPKVMLGDKHPIRVDLKSYKIYAPDFIRQPQPQSVYEEDIEEMRDRGFKVETKKVQTAPNRYDHLATKKAKAGYSDHFPLVFELNY comes from the coding sequence ATGAAGGCCCTAATTTTATTTTTATTATTTTCAACGACTTATGCAGCAACAATTGAAGTGATGTCTTATAACGTTGAAAACTTATTCGATACGCAAAAAGATGAAGGAAAGAACGACTGGTCATACCTTCCAAAGAATACTAAAGGAAAAGTTGAAGCTTGTAAGAAGGTTTCATCTAAGTACCGTCGTGAAGAATGTTATTCTGCAGATTGGACTCAAGAGAAACTTGATCTTAAGCTATCTCAAATTAAAGACGTTGTTCTTAAAGAAAGAAAAAAACTTCCAGATTTATTAGTAGTTTCAGAAATTGAAAATGAAAACGTAATCGGACAACTTGCGAAAGTTTTAGGTTATAAGAAATTCTATACATCTAATTCACCGGACTACCGTGGAGTTGACCTTGCTGTTCTTTTTAATGAAACAAAAGATTTCAAGTATGTTTCAAAAAGAGAGCATGTTCTAAAGAGTGATTACTTAAAGAAGAGACCTTCTCGTAATATCTTTGAAGTACAATTTAAGTTAGGAAATAATGACTTATATGTTTTTGCTAACCACTGGCCAAGTTTAGGAAACCCTGATGAGGCAAGAGTAACAGCGGCAACAACTTTAAAATCTAGAATTGATGAAATCATGAAGAAAAATGCTAAGGCATCAGTTCTTGCTGTCGGTGACTTCAATACGATTCCAGAGCTAAAGGAAGCTGGCAATAAGCACCCAATGCGTGACGTTCTTTTAAAGGATGGAACGATAGTGGATGTTGAAAAGGTATTTCGCTCAGAAAAATCAAATGCAAAGAAAGTGCAAGAAATGCCACCGGGGACTTACTACTATGCTAAAAATTCTCAGTGGAATCACTTAGACCGCGTCTTTGTACCAAAGGTTATGCTAGGTGATAAGCATCCTATTAGAGTTGATTTAAAATCTTACAAGATTTATGCACCAGATTTTATTCGCCAACCTCAACCTCAAAGTGTTTATGAAGAAGACATTGAAGAGATGAGAGATCGCGGATTTAAAGTAGAGACAAAGAAAGTGCAAACAGCACCGAATCGTTATGATCACTTAGCAACTAAGAAAGCTAAGGCTGGATACTCTGATCACTTTCCACTTGTTTTCGAATTAAATTACTAA
- a CDS encoding tetratricopeptide repeat protein, whose protein sequence is MKDFRKRFPLTSVLILALATTSCSWSKRKTLFDEEGYPIEEDKQVAAKQQMVPKAQYDQLLEKYDKLLKDTKAPSLAEQYKAKGGKESAEQVQLSMIDDLQGAKGNNVAETVDVFANEVVAQKKQEQTDDVLLQKELNLLKQAEGLMAQNRLDQSLTILKDLEGSRHSQIKVRAKFYLAEMLFAQQEFDLAMQLYEEILRQHAFSGLVIKSLGRLIVCTDKLKLAKKKEKYYSILHDFFGEA, encoded by the coding sequence GTGAAAGATTTCAGGAAGAGATTTCCACTCACTTCAGTATTAATTTTAGCTTTGGCAACGACATCTTGTTCGTGGTCAAAAAGAAAAACTCTTTTTGATGAAGAAGGCTATCCAATTGAAGAAGATAAGCAAGTAGCAGCTAAACAACAAATGGTTCCAAAGGCCCAGTACGATCAACTTCTAGAAAAGTACGACAAGCTTTTAAAAGATACTAAAGCACCAAGCTTAGCAGAGCAATACAAGGCCAAAGGTGGCAAAGAGTCTGCCGAGCAAGTACAGCTGAGTATGATTGATGATCTACAAGGTGCAAAAGGTAATAATGTTGCTGAGACTGTAGATGTTTTTGCTAATGAAGTGGTAGCACAAAAGAAGCAAGAACAAACTGACGATGTTCTTCTACAAAAAGAATTAAATCTTTTAAAACAGGCCGAAGGTTTAATGGCCCAAAATCGCCTTGATCAATCGTTAACAATTTTAAAAGATCTTGAGGGGTCAAGACATAGCCAAATTAAAGTAAGAGCAAAGTTTTATCTAGCAGAAATGCTTTTTGCACAACAAGAATTTGATCTTGCTATGCAATTATATGAAGAAATTCTTAGACAACACGCTTTTTCAGGTCTTGTTATTAAGAGTTTAGGAAGACTAATTGTTTGTACAGATAAATTAAAATTAGCAAAGAAGAAAGAGAAGTATTATTCAATCCTTCACGATTTCTTTGGTGAAGCATAG
- a CDS encoding MBL fold metallo-hydrolase: MNVHQIYTDSPLRNYNYIVEMGNAEVAVVDPIYPELINEWLANNDRQLAVILLSHGHYDHVAGVEALVKEHGAQIWGHKDSFETIDRILVDGERISTALGEMEVIETPGHTMDHLCFLFFESAKQVEIITMDTIFNAGIGNCKNGGNLEVFVKTILALNERVEDQVILWPGHDYIINNLNFTLANDPENEAAKELLERVQSEGSIGFQTNFETERRVNLFLMSSDKERIKDLRKKRDNW, encoded by the coding sequence ATGAATGTTCACCAAATTTATACCGATTCACCTCTACGCAATTACAACTACATTGTCGAAATGGGCAATGCAGAAGTTGCTGTAGTTGATCCTATCTATCCCGAATTAATCAACGAATGGTTGGCCAATAATGATCGTCAACTTGCAGTGATTTTACTCTCGCATGGACACTATGATCACGTGGCAGGTGTTGAGGCATTAGTAAAAGAGCATGGCGCTCAGATCTGGGGCCATAAAGATAGTTTTGAAACAATTGACCGAATACTCGTTGATGGAGAAAGAATTTCAACCGCATTAGGGGAAATGGAAGTCATCGAGACTCCAGGACACACGATGGACCACTTATGCTTTCTATTTTTTGAATCAGCTAAGCAGGTTGAGATCATTACAATGGATACGATTTTTAATGCAGGCATTGGAAATTGTAAAAATGGCGGCAATCTTGAAGTCTTCGTTAAGACTATTTTAGCACTTAATGAAAGAGTCGAGGATCAGGTTATTTTATGGCCTGGCCATGATTACATTATTAACAATCTAAACTTTACCTTGGCCAATGACCCAGAGAATGAGGCAGCTAAAGAGTTACTTGAGCGAGTGCAATCTGAAGGTAGCATTGGATTTCAAACCAATTTTGAAACAGAAAGGAGAGTTAACCTCTTCTTGATGTCGAGTGATAAAGAAAGAATTAAAGACTTAAGAAAGAAAAGAGATAATTGGTAA
- the bcp gene encoding thioredoxin-dependent thiol peroxidase: protein MSFPKVGNMAPAFTMLNQDEQKVSLKDFKGEKNVVLYFYPKAMTPGCTTQACGIRDYKKEFAKADTVVLGVSPDEPARLVKFIEKQKLNFDLLSDPEHKSMDKYGVWGLKKFMGKEYMGVIRTTFIIGKDGRLKYVMDKVKTKSHHEDVLNWIKENL from the coding sequence ATGAGTTTTCCAAAAGTTGGAAATATGGCGCCAGCATTTACAATGCTTAACCAAGATGAGCAAAAAGTAAGCCTTAAAGATTTTAAAGGTGAGAAGAACGTTGTTCTTTATTTCTATCCAAAGGCGATGACACCAGGATGTACAACACAAGCTTGCGGTATTCGTGATTATAAGAAAGAGTTCGCAAAGGCCGATACAGTTGTTTTGGGTGTGTCTCCAGACGAGCCAGCACGTCTTGTGAAATTTATTGAAAAACAAAAACTGAATTTTGACCTTCTATCAGATCCAGAGCACAAGTCGATGGATAAGTATGGTGTTTGGGGACTTAAGAAATTCATGGGTAAAGAATACATGGGTGTTATCAGAACGACTTTTATTATTGGCAAAGACGGTCGTCTGAAATATGTAATGGATAAAGTGAAAACTAAGTCACACCATGAAGACGTACTTAACTGGATTAAAGAGAATCTATAG